One window from the genome of Ailuropoda melanoleuca isolate Jingjing chromosome 5, ASM200744v2, whole genome shotgun sequence encodes:
- the CAPN3 gene encoding calpain-3 isoform X4 translates to MSYDDFIYHFTKLEICNLTADALESDKLQTWTVSVNEGRWVRGCSAGGCRNFPDTFWTNPQYRLKLLEEDDDPDDSEVICSFLVALMQKNRRKDRKLGANLFTIGFAIYEVPKEMHGNKQHLQKDFFLYNASKARSKTYINMREVSERFRLPPSEYVIVPSTYEPHQEGEFILRVFSEKRNLSEEVENTISVDRPVKKKKNKPIIFVSDRANSNKELGVDQESEEGKDKTSPDKQEKSPQPLPGNTDQESEEQMQFRNIFRQIAGDDMEVCADELKNILNTVVNKHKDLKTQGFTLESCRSMIALMDTDGSGRLNLQEFHHLWKKIKAWQRIFKHYDTDQSGTINSYEMRNAVNDAGFRLNSQLYDIITMRYADKHMNIDFDSFICCFVRLEGMFRAFNAFDKDGDGIIKLNVLEWLQLTMYA, encoded by the exons ATGTCCTATGACGATTTCATCTACCATTTCACAAAGCTGGAGATCTGCAACCTCACGGCTGATGCCCTGGAGTCCGACAAGCTGCAGACCTGGACGGTGTCTGTGAATGAGGGCCGCTGGGTGAGAGGCTGCTCTGCCGGAGGCTGCCGCAACTTCCCAG ACACTTTCTGGACCAACCCACAGTACCGTCTGAAGCTCCTGGAGGAGGACGATGACCCTGACGACTCGGAGGTGATCTGCAGCTTCCTGGTGGCCCTGATGCAGAAGAACCGGCGGAAGGACCGGAAGCTGGGGGCCAACCTCTTCACCATTGGCTTTGCCATCTACGAG GTTCCCAAAGAG ATGCATGGGAACAAGCAGCACCTGCAGAAGGACTTCTTCCTGTACAATGCCTCCAAGGCCAGGAGCAAAACCTACATCAACATGCGAGAGGTGTCCGAGCGCTTCCGCCTGCCTCCCAGCGAGTACGTCATTGTGCCTTCCACCTATGAGCCCCACCAGGAGGGAGAATTCATCCTCCGGGTCTTCTCTGAAAAGAGGAACCTCTCTGA GGAAGTTGAAAATACAATCTCCGTGGATCGGCCAGTG aaaaagaaaaaaaacaag CCCATCATCTTCGTTTCGGACAGAGCAAACAGCAACAAGGAACTGGGTGTGGACCAGGAATCAGAGGAGGGCAAAGACAAAACGAGCCCTGATAAGCAAGAGAAATCCCCACAG CCGCTGCCTGGCAACACTGACCAAGAAAGCGAGGAGCAGATGCAATTCCGGAACATTTTTAGGCAGATAGCAGGCGAT GATATGGAGGTCTGTGCAGATGAGCTCAAGAATATCCTTAACACGGTTGTGAACAAAC ATAAGGACTTGAAGACACAAGGGTTCACGCTGGAGTCCTGCCGTAGCATGATTGCTCTCATGGAT ACAGACGGCTCTGGGAGGCTGAACTTGCAAGAGTTCCATCACCTCTGGAAGAAGATTAAAGCCTGGCAG AGAATTTTCAAACACTATGACACAGACCAATCTGGTACCATCAACAGCTACGAGATGCGAAATGCAGTTAATGATGCAG GATTCCGCCTCAACAGCCAGCTCTACGACATCATTACCATGCGCTATGCAGACAAGCACATGAACATAGACTTCGACAGCTTCATCTGCTGCTTCGTCAGGCTAGAGGGCATGTTCA GAGCTTTTAATGCATTTGACAAGGATGGAGACGGTATCATCAAACTCAACGTTCTAGAG TGGCTGCAGCTCACCATGTATGCCTGA
- the CAPN3 gene encoding calpain-3 isoform X5, whose product MHGNKQHLQKDFFLYNASKARSKTYINMREVSERFRLPPSEYVIVPSTYEPHQEGEFILRVFSEKRNLSEEVENTISVDRPVKKKKNKPIIFVSDRANSNKELGVDQESEEGKDKTSPDKQEKSPQPLPGNTDQESEEQMQFRNIFRQIAGDDMEVCADELKNILNTVVNKHKDLKTQGFTLESCRSMIALMDTDGSGRLNLQEFHHLWKKIKAWQRIFKHYDTDQSGTINSYEMRNAVNDAGFRLNSQLYDIITMRYADKHMNIDFDSFICCFVRLEGMFRAFNAFDKDGDGIIKLNVLEWLQLTMYA is encoded by the exons ATGCATGGGAACAAGCAGCACCTGCAGAAGGACTTCTTCCTGTACAATGCCTCCAAGGCCAGGAGCAAAACCTACATCAACATGCGAGAGGTGTCCGAGCGCTTCCGCCTGCCTCCCAGCGAGTACGTCATTGTGCCTTCCACCTATGAGCCCCACCAGGAGGGAGAATTCATCCTCCGGGTCTTCTCTGAAAAGAGGAACCTCTCTGA GGAAGTTGAAAATACAATCTCCGTGGATCGGCCAGTG aaaaagaaaaaaaacaag CCCATCATCTTCGTTTCGGACAGAGCAAACAGCAACAAGGAACTGGGTGTGGACCAGGAATCAGAGGAGGGCAAAGACAAAACGAGCCCTGATAAGCAAGAGAAATCCCCACAG CCGCTGCCTGGCAACACTGACCAAGAAAGCGAGGAGCAGATGCAATTCCGGAACATTTTTAGGCAGATAGCAGGCGAT GATATGGAGGTCTGTGCAGATGAGCTCAAGAATATCCTTAACACGGTTGTGAACAAAC ATAAGGACTTGAAGACACAAGGGTTCACGCTGGAGTCCTGCCGTAGCATGATTGCTCTCATGGAT ACAGACGGCTCTGGGAGGCTGAACTTGCAAGAGTTCCATCACCTCTGGAAGAAGATTAAAGCCTGGCAG AGAATTTTCAAACACTATGACACAGACCAATCTGGTACCATCAACAGCTACGAGATGCGAAATGCAGTTAATGATGCAG GATTCCGCCTCAACAGCCAGCTCTACGACATCATTACCATGCGCTATGCAGACAAGCACATGAACATAGACTTCGACAGCTTCATCTGCTGCTTCGTCAGGCTAGAGGGCATGTTCA GAGCTTTTAATGCATTTGACAAGGATGGAGACGGTATCATCAAACTCAACGTTCTAGAG TGGCTGCAGCTCACCATGTATGCCTGA